The Coffea eugenioides isolate CCC68of chromosome 8, Ceug_1.0, whole genome shotgun sequence genome has a segment encoding these proteins:
- the LOC113780095 gene encoding uncharacterized protein LOC113780095: MGNRLPATSSSEKQSKSLPIDTIFKFPSSMPKWPSGGGFASDYIDLGGLQVHQTSTFNKVWTIYGGGPDDLGATFYEPSQIPDGFFMLGSYSQPNNQPFFGWILVAKDTSSDQSSSNETLKKPTDYTLVWSSESLKTSQDGHGYIWLPVAPDGYRAVGYVVTATPDKPSLDKVRCVISELTDKCESENWIWGQGKTSSASDFNVYSSRPSGRGIQAQGVGVNTFIVKNGSDDNSSSTTIACLKNNNFSNFSSMPNLQQVEALFQAYSPWLFFHPKETYLPSSVNWYFENGALLYTKGEEPNPVAIQYNGANLPQGESNDGAYWLDLPVDKNAKERVKKGDLQSAEVYLQIKPMLGATFTDIAIWIFYPFNGPGTAKLGIIDIPLGRTGEHIGDWEHLTLRISNFNGILYKVYFSEHSKGIWVDAPLLEFHDGTNKPVAYSALSGHPNYPKPGLVLQGAGDVGIRNDAAKSDKFLDTGAKYSIVSAENLGLGIVEPPWLNYLRKWGPNIVYEPGVEAQKVERLLPQNLKPAFARLVKILPNEFYGEDGPTGPKVKGSWSGDEGS; encoded by the exons ATGGGAAACCGTCTCCCAGCCACCTCTTCCTCAGAAAAACAAAGCAAATCCTTGCCCATTGACACCATCTTCAAGTTCCCCTCTTCAATGCCCAAATGGCCATCAG GAGGTGGCTTTGCAAGTGATTATATTGATCTAGGTGGGCTCCAAGTGCACCAAACATCAACCTTCAACAAAGTTTGGACCATTTATGGAGGAGGACCAGATGATCTTGGTGCAACATTTTATGAGCCATCCCAAATTCCAGATGGATTTTTCATGCTCGGATCCTACAGCCAGCCTAACAATCAACCCTTTTTTGGTTGGATTCTTGTTGCAAAAGACACCTCCAGTGATCAATCATCAAGCAATGAAACTCTCAAGAAACCAACTGACTACACTCTAGTCTGGAGCAGTGAGTCCTTGAAGACCAGCCAAGATGGCCATGGCTACATTTGGTTGCCAGTAGCACCTGATGGCTACAGAGCTGTTGGCTATGTCGTGACCGCGACACCGGACAAGCCTTCTCTTGATAAAGTCCGATGTGTTATCTCTGAACTCACTGATAAATGTGAATCTGAAAACTGGATTTGGGGCCAAGGCAAAACAAGCAGTGCTAGTGATTTCAATGTGTACAGTTCAAGGCCTAGTGGTAGAGGGATACAAGCGCAAGGCGTCGGTGTTAATACGTTCATAGTCAAGAATGGATCAGATGATAATTCTTCTTCAACAACCATAGCTTGTTTGAAGAATAACAACTTCAGCAATTTTTCATCCATGCCTAATTTGCAACAGGTTGAAGCACTATTCCAGGCATATTCTCCTTGGTTGTTCTTTCACCCCAAGGAAACTTACCTTCCCTCATCAGTCAATTGGTATTTTGAGAACGGTGCATTATTGTATACCAAGGGAGAGGAGCCAAATCCTGTTGCCATCCAATATAATGGTGCCAACCTTCCCCAAGGCGAATCCAATGATGGAGCATACTGGCTGGACCTACCTGTTGACAAAAACGCCAAAGAAAGAGTCAAGAAAGGAGATTTACAAAGTGCTGAGGTGTATCTCCAGATTAAACCTATGTTAGGTGCAACATTTACAGACAttgcaatttggattttttACCCATTTAATGGTCCTGGAACGGCTAAACTCGGAATAATCGACATCCCATTAGGCCGAACTGGCGAACATATTGGAGATTGGGAGCATTTGACACTAAGAATCAGCAATTTCAATGGGATTTTGTACAAAGTTTATTTTTCAGAACATAGCAAAGGAATATGGGTAGATGCACCACTACTTGAGTTCCATGATGGTACTAATAAACCAGTCGCATATTCGGCATTGAGTGGCCATCCAAACTATCCAAAACCAGGGCTTGTTTTGCAAGGGGCAGGTGATGTTGGAATAAGAAATGATGCAGCAAAGAGTGACAAGTTTTTGGACACAGGAGCAAAGTATTCAATAGTTTCAGCTGAGAATCTTGGCTTGGGAATTGTTGAGCCACCATGGCTGAACTATTTGAGAAAATGGGGTCCTAATATTGTTTATGAGCCTGGGGTTGAAGCTCAGAAAGTCGAAAGATTGTTGCCTCAAAATCTAAAACCTGCATTTGCCAGATTGGTGAAGATATTGCCTAACGAATTTTATGGGGAGGATGGTCCTACTGGTCCAAAGGTGAAAGGTAGTTGGAGTGGGGATGAAGGATCGTAA